Proteins from a single region of Rhodospirillales bacterium:
- a CDS encoding glucosamine 6-phosphate synthetase has protein sequence MCGQVGIIFGRKRRRPDERDYLRELFIRMLLHSEERGPHASGLAWLKTDGSHRIFKRPMRAHELVYEKPFQELLGQVDNETTILMGHTRWRTRGNEFNNRNNHPIRAGIVIGTHNGTIYNADYLFRRLGLPRYAEVDSELIFRLADRFAPEGPIDQDGLKKALALCRGQMSAVLASRLDPGTITVLKGNKPLCLRIHRQHRVVLYASEAAFIDFAVDNEKGWRELEVPPMTMLTIRHEDVRAIENSEFRFIPQERKGTLPEGVNA, from the coding sequence ATGTGCGGACAAGTAGGCATCATCTTCGGCCGCAAGCGCAGACGGCCCGACGAGCGGGATTACCTGCGCGAGCTCTTCATCCGCATGCTGCTGCACAGCGAGGAGCGCGGCCCGCACGCCTCCGGTCTGGCCTGGCTCAAGACCGACGGCAGCCACCGCATCTTCAAGCGGCCGATGCGGGCGCACGAACTGGTCTACGAGAAGCCGTTCCAGGAGCTGCTCGGGCAGGTCGACAACGAGACCACCATCCTCATGGGCCACACCCGCTGGCGCACCCGGGGCAACGAGTTCAACAACCGCAACAACCATCCCATCCGGGCCGGGATCGTCATCGGCACCCACAACGGCACCATCTACAACGCCGATTATCTGTTCCGCCGTCTCGGTCTGCCGCGCTACGCAGAGGTGGACAGCGAGCTGATCTTCCGCCTGGCCGACCGTTTCGCGCCCGAAGGCCCCATCGACCAGGACGGCCTGAAGAAGGCGCTTGCCCTTTGTCGCGGCCAGATGAGCGCCGTGCTGGCCTCACGGCTTGACCCCGGCACCATCACCGTACTCAAGGGCAACAAGCCGCTCTGCCTGCGCATCCACCGCCAGCACCGGGTGGTGCTCTACGCCTCGGAGGCCGCCTTTATCGACTTTGCCGTGGACAACGAGAAGGGCTGGCGCGAGCTGGAGGTGCCGCCCATGACCATGCTCACCATCCGCCACGAGGATGTGCGGGCCATCGAAAACAGCGAATTCCGCTTCATACCCCAGGAGCGCAAAGGGACACTGCCCGAAGGAGTGAATGCATGA
- a CDS encoding VrlD — protein sequence MIVRRKGGLTEFIPSPQEKRDGLIRDHALGLLENLHQRLARLERASKLPADEAEAFTALLARMRADESRNIELHASLITSDTASG from the coding sequence ATGATCGTTCGACGCAAAGGCGGACTGACCGAGTTCATCCCTTCGCCCCAGGAGAAGCGCGACGGGCTGATCCGCGACCACGCCCTGGGCCTGCTGGAGAATCTGCACCAGCGCCTGGCGCGGCTGGAACGGGCGTCAAAGCTCCCGGCTGACGAAGCGGAGGCCTTCACGGCGCTGCTGGCGCGGATGCGGGCCGACGAGTCGCGCAACATCGAGCTGCACGCCAGCCTGATCACCTCCGATACCGCCTCCGGCTGA
- a CDS encoding DUF4815 domain-containing protein encodes MRYHQDRDLLDSELNEQQDIINLERRKIADILFKEGSIIMGLEVSAAANVLTLAPGVVYIDGHLEQVSGATLTYDPATTSGADYVYVELLKYNYGYTQDPALINPATGEPTAEREKWVLSLKATDTSGQTLPNNVAERRVIPIYKFDRESGDVTPTVQEKSNLYLRDLLGTLPGSRITVSSITEDQLSFAAAEGLNSLIQNLAERTFDQAGSYLVRGFDTFIGGVDDDSVEAITNAGRAYIQGFRHQRDLPTSTLVPKSIATKSVRGEQKTFDINKRRYPVNSTPLKETTQVEAIVEITRNVTRGSVGGGEDLLDPNPVVDILEVSQGATIFQEGVDWQQSGNHVDWLGSGNEPAIGTTYTVRWTYTKQMVKGTDYVDSGWFGQANHPAAGNYFYLVTAYNATGETAFNAAAVVARVTAAGEMNKLSWLPVSGATGYRVYRAATNGARTDYKRLMELGSEALSYVDDGVEEIGTASPPATNTAGLTMSPVQLELGNLNVINFGRGSLGDQPVNGSNCSLDYDYYLGRRDIVYATTTEIKRLEGAPADFPKLPIVPENALGLCSIDCPPNSTDMEIRNFGLTRITMDQIHDIIQDVEDLKYNDAQYQMNNELQNRDAQTKKGIYSDDFSNTAQSDIYHAEWDARVNEIARFVAPDRIPHSTVLSVDQAGSNASFFGSLALLPGNETVLVEQNDWSEERNINPYAVFDKPPAMLQITPNLGRRGQTGIAVTGINFTPSKSGIVLRCDGQVMASNLISDEAGRVSASFTIPTNARNGNRIVEMADGVYSARASLQINDPLVITRIERIIENRIIRVPVVQVVWRTQTIFVPRDPLAQTFSFTQNQVISSIGLQFTARDPSIPVTVQIRGVTTGLPNGVVFAEKVLAPNEISLSGETRIRFDDPFYAEANTSYAVVLLTNSTNYKVRTATLGKMGRWGIITRQTYMEGVLLESSNAETWTPLNGSDLAMKIYGYNFQSEGMIRFQPITGVQFSDINLDEYSAIPQGTGLDWEYSTDGGVTWDAMVPAEEERLPNLATRVQIRVRLSSSLSNDTPAINFRDVNLVGYLNKTTGAYLTRENELTQGVESTKAYVQMQIPSGTTLQWFASNDGGLTWEAMTIQDTRPIDENWTEYTLVRTFADNTGNKVRYKAEMTGTPLIYPRIHSLGATLS; translated from the coding sequence ATCCGCTACCATCAGGATCGCGACCTGCTGGATTCCGAACTCAACGAGCAGCAGGACATCATCAACCTGGAGCGGCGCAAGATCGCCGACATCCTGTTCAAGGAAGGCTCCATCATCATGGGTCTGGAGGTCAGCGCGGCCGCCAACGTCCTGACCCTGGCCCCGGGCGTGGTCTACATCGACGGCCATCTCGAACAGGTGAGCGGCGCGACCCTGACCTATGATCCGGCCACCACCAGCGGGGCCGACTACGTTTACGTGGAGCTGCTGAAGTACAACTACGGCTACACCCAGGACCCGGCCCTGATCAATCCGGCCACCGGCGAGCCCACCGCCGAGCGGGAAAAATGGGTTCTTTCTCTCAAGGCCACGGACACCAGCGGCCAGACGCTGCCCAACAACGTGGCCGAGCGCCGGGTGATCCCGATCTACAAGTTCGACCGCGAGAGCGGCGATGTCACGCCCACGGTGCAGGAGAAGTCCAACCTCTACCTGCGGGATCTGCTGGGCACGCTGCCGGGCAGCCGGATCACCGTCTCCTCGATCACCGAGGATCAGCTCTCCTTCGCCGCCGCCGAGGGGCTCAATTCCCTGATTCAGAATCTGGCCGAGCGCACTTTCGACCAGGCCGGAAGCTATCTGGTGCGGGGCTTCGACACCTTTATCGGCGGGGTCGACGACGACAGCGTGGAGGCGATCACCAATGCCGGACGCGCCTACATCCAGGGCTTCCGGCATCAGCGCGATCTGCCCACCTCGACCCTGGTGCCCAAATCCATCGCCACCAAGTCGGTGCGCGGCGAGCAGAAAACCTTCGACATCAACAAGCGCCGCTATCCGGTCAACTCCACCCCGCTCAAGGAGACGACCCAGGTGGAGGCCATCGTCGAGATCACCCGTAACGTCACTCGCGGCTCGGTGGGCGGCGGCGAAGACCTGCTCGACCCCAATCCCGTGGTGGACATTCTCGAGGTCAGCCAAGGGGCGACCATCTTCCAAGAGGGCGTGGACTGGCAGCAGTCGGGCAACCATGTCGACTGGCTCGGCTCCGGCAACGAACCGGCCATCGGCACCACCTACACGGTGCGCTGGACCTACACCAAGCAGATGGTCAAGGGTACCGACTATGTGGACAGCGGCTGGTTCGGCCAGGCCAACCATCCGGCGGCCGGAAACTACTTCTATCTGGTGACCGCCTACAACGCCACCGGCGAGACGGCCTTCAACGCCGCTGCGGTCGTTGCCCGGGTCACCGCCGCCGGGGAGATGAACAAGCTCTCCTGGCTGCCGGTCAGCGGCGCGACCGGCTATCGCGTCTACCGGGCCGCCACCAACGGCGCACGCACCGATTACAAGCGACTGATGGAGCTGGGCAGCGAGGCGCTCTCCTACGTCGATGACGGCGTCGAGGAGATCGGCACCGCTTCGCCTCCGGCCACCAACACGGCCGGACTCACCATGTCGCCGGTCCAGCTCGAGCTGGGCAACCTCAACGTGATCAACTTCGGGCGCGGCAGCCTCGGCGACCAGCCGGTGAACGGCTCCAACTGCAGCCTGGACTACGACTATTACCTCGGCCGCCGCGACATCGTTTACGCCACCACCACCGAGATCAAGCGGCTCGAAGGGGCTCCGGCGGATTTCCCGAAACTGCCCATCGTGCCGGAAAACGCCCTGGGGCTGTGCAGCATCGACTGTCCGCCCAACTCCACCGACATGGAGATCCGCAACTTCGGCCTGACCCGCATCACCATGGACCAGATCCACGACATCATCCAGGACGTCGAGGACCTGAAGTACAACGATGCCCAGTACCAGATGAACAACGAGCTGCAGAACCGGGACGCCCAGACCAAGAAAGGCATCTACTCGGACGACTTCTCGAACACCGCTCAGTCGGATATCTACCACGCCGAATGGGACGCCCGGGTCAATGAGATCGCCCGTTTCGTCGCGCCGGACCGCATTCCACACTCCACCGTGCTCTCGGTCGATCAGGCGGGCAGCAACGCGAGTTTCTTCGGCAGCCTGGCGCTGTTGCCGGGCAACGAGACCGTGCTGGTGGAGCAGAACGACTGGTCCGAGGAGCGTAACATCAACCCCTATGCGGTGTTCGACAAGCCCCCGGCCATGCTGCAGATCACGCCCAACCTCGGGCGGCGCGGCCAGACCGGCATCGCCGTCACCGGCATCAACTTTACGCCGAGCAAATCCGGCATCGTGCTGCGCTGCGACGGCCAGGTGATGGCCAGCAACCTGATCAGCGACGAGGCCGGTCGGGTCAGCGCCTCCTTCACCATTCCGACCAACGCCCGCAACGGCAACCGGATCGTGGAGATGGCCGACGGGGTCTACTCGGCCCGGGCCAGCCTGCAGATCAACGATCCGCTGGTCATCACCCGCATCGAGCGCATCATCGAGAACCGCATCATCCGCGTACCCGTGGTGCAGGTAGTCTGGCGCACCCAGACCATCTTCGTGCCCCGTGACCCGCTGGCCCAGACCTTCAGCTTCACCCAAAACCAGGTGATCTCCAGCATCGGTCTGCAGTTCACCGCCAGGGACCCGAGCATCCCGGTCACGGTGCAGATTCGCGGCGTCACCACCGGTCTGCCCAACGGCGTGGTGTTCGCCGAGAAGGTATTGGCCCCGAACGAAATCAGCCTGAGCGGCGAGACCCGCATTCGCTTCGACGACCCGTTCTACGCCGAGGCCAATACCAGCTATGCCGTGGTGCTGCTGACCAACAGCACCAATTACAAGGTCCGCACCGCCACCCTTGGCAAGATGGGCCGCTGGGGCATCATCACCCGGCAGACCTACATGGAGGGCGTGCTGCTGGAGAGCTCCAACGCCGAGACCTGGACGCCGCTCAACGGCTCCGACCTGGCGATGAAGATCTACGGTTACAACTTCCAGTCCGAGGGGATGATCCGCTTCCAGCCGATCACCGGCGTGCAGTTCTCCGACATCAACCTCGACGAATACTCGGCCATCCCCCAGGGCACCGGCCTCGACTGGGAATACTCCACCGACGGCGGTGTGACCTGGGACGCCATGGTTCCCGCCGAGGAGGAACGGCTGCCCAACCTCGCCACCCGGGTCCAGATCCGCGTGCGCCTGAGCAGCTCGCTCTCCAACGACACCCCGGCCATCAACTTCCGCGACGTCAACCTGGTGGGCTACCTCAACAAAACCACCGGGGCCTACCTGACCCGCGAGAACGAGCTGACCCAGGGGGTGGAATCGACCAAGGCCTATGTGCAGATGCAGATCCCCAGCGGCACCACCCTGCAATGGTTCGCCAGCAACGACGGCGGCCTGACCTGGGAGGCGATGACCATCCAGGACACCCGGCCCATCGACGAGAACTGGACCGAGTACACCCTGGTGCGCACCTTCGCCGACAACACCGGGAACAAGGTCCGTTACAAGGCCGAGATGACCGGCACGCCGCTGATCTACCCGCGCATCCATTCGCTGGGCGCGACCCTGAGCTAA
- a CDS encoding GPW/gp25 family protein: protein MSYDFLGKGLRYPFRFQSLSGGTQVSTATSREHEHIRESILQILGTRIGERFMNPEFGSRLKDLVFEQNDEVLKGLLRHYVIDAIKRWEKRVIITEVRFDDRPLNIDGNLLLVHIAYRVIQSQVDGNLVYPFYREDPNNPAPSYPQPEPEPEPPLVRSVRLSPDVRSLFNLLWFDAAEMSPDPDDSLIWPAGEYEVAYIEGAFQDRNGKWIVSDPGDNHGHYLVFEGAPETEAPQAEHALYLAASGLGFDTQSQAEDNAAGTVHRITTLEPGRIGLFYFEGKKESHYLNNTSGQPNPVWQLRGPL from the coding sequence ATGAGCTACGACTTTCTCGGCAAGGGGTTGCGTTACCCGTTCCGGTTTCAGTCGCTATCCGGCGGCACACAGGTCTCGACCGCCACCTCGCGGGAGCACGAGCATATCCGCGAAAGCATCCTGCAGATCCTCGGCACCCGGATCGGCGAACGGTTTATGAATCCGGAGTTTGGCTCCCGGCTGAAGGATCTGGTGTTCGAACAGAACGACGAGGTGCTCAAGGGCCTGCTGCGCCATTACGTGATCGATGCCATCAAGCGCTGGGAAAAGCGGGTGATCATCACGGAGGTGCGCTTCGACGACCGGCCGCTGAACATCGACGGCAACCTGCTGCTGGTGCATATCGCCTACCGGGTGATCCAGAGCCAGGTGGACGGCAACCTGGTCTATCCCTTCTACAGAGAAGACCCGAACAATCCCGCGCCCAGCTATCCTCAGCCAGAACCCGAGCCGGAACCGCCGCTGGTTCGCAGCGTGCGCCTGTCGCCGGACGTGCGCTCGCTTTTCAATCTGCTCTGGTTCGACGCGGCCGAGATGAGCCCCGATCCGGATGATTCCTTGATCTGGCCAGCGGGAGAATACGAAGTCGCCTACATCGAGGGAGCCTTTCAGGACCGCAACGGCAAGTGGATTGTCAGCGATCCGGGTGACAACCACGGCCATTACCTGGTGTTCGAGGGAGCGCCCGAAACCGAAGCGCCCCAGGCCGAGCACGCCCTCTATCTGGCCGCGAGCGGTCTGGGCTTCGACACCCAGAGTCAGGCGGAAGACAACGCCGCTGGCACCGTTCACCGGATCACCACCCTGGAGCCGGGCCGCATCGGTCTGTTCTATTTCGAGGGCAAGAAGGAATCCCACTACCTCAACAACACCTCCGGGCAACCCAATCCCGTCTGGCAACTGCGCGGCCCGCTCTGA
- a CDS encoding PAAR domain-containing protein: MSSQARLGDISSHGGVIITGASRTLDNGMPVARMGDLHVCPIPGHGVTPIVTGSFDTITEGLPNARIGDITACGAIIVTGSPDTIDN, translated from the coding sequence ATGAGCTCCCAGGCGCGACTCGGCGACATCAGCAGCCACGGCGGCGTCATCATCACCGGGGCGAGCCGGACGCTGGACAACGGCATGCCGGTGGCCCGCATGGGGGATCTGCACGTCTGTCCCATCCCGGGGCATGGCGTGACGCCCATCGTGACCGGCAGCTTCGACACCATCACCGAAGGATTGCCCAACGCCCGCATCGGCGACATCACCGCCTGCGGAGCCATCATCGTCACTGGCAGTCCCGACACCATCGACAACTGA
- a CDS encoding baseplate assembly protein V has product MLETRDRHSEERYRNRWYGKYRAFVRDNNDPERLGRVRLEIPAVLGSGRENWSEWAAPCFPYGGNDDTGMFLIPEEGASVWAEFEGGVVQYPIWTGVWLAKSNPGEQPEESKRTCANAFCHDCEDKVEHQANRHDDLEHKKYHGHPPYYCPRLKVLFKTETGHTILADDRDGDELLRIIDRAGQILTMEGKVKPEMQSGNALRRGTKDAEKGDQLDIASQIVGSRARIQLTDLCRQQVILEAWQDKEKVHILSCDKGRSRWQKILIDTTKGREKVHIWGLNGTQEILVDSTAAAEQIRLTDKAGQVVRMNAAPGQESISATDKSGSLVFMDGVAGNIIIRSTNTVLINT; this is encoded by the coding sequence ATGCTTGAAACCCGCGACCGACATTCCGAGGAGCGCTACCGCAACCGCTGGTACGGCAAGTACCGGGCCTTCGTGCGCGACAACAACGACCCCGAACGCCTCGGCCGGGTCCGCCTGGAAATCCCCGCCGTGCTCGGCAGCGGGCGGGAGAACTGGTCCGAATGGGCCGCTCCCTGTTTCCCCTACGGCGGCAACGACGACACCGGCATGTTCCTGATCCCCGAGGAAGGAGCTTCGGTCTGGGCCGAGTTCGAGGGCGGCGTCGTTCAGTATCCGATCTGGACCGGGGTCTGGCTGGCCAAGAGCAATCCCGGTGAGCAGCCCGAGGAATCCAAGCGCACCTGCGCGAATGCCTTCTGTCATGACTGTGAGGACAAGGTTGAGCATCAGGCCAACCGGCACGACGATCTCGAACACAAGAAGTACCACGGCCATCCGCCGTATTACTGCCCACGCCTGAAGGTCCTGTTCAAGACCGAAACCGGCCACACCATCCTTGCCGATGACCGCGACGGCGACGAACTGCTGCGGATCATCGACCGCGCCGGACAGATCCTCACCATGGAAGGGAAGGTGAAGCCGGAGATGCAGAGCGGCAACGCCCTGCGCCGAGGCACGAAGGACGCCGAGAAAGGCGACCAGCTCGACATTGCCTCGCAGATCGTCGGCTCCCGCGCCCGCATCCAGCTCACCGACCTCTGCCGCCAGCAGGTAATCCTCGAAGCCTGGCAGGACAAGGAGAAGGTCCACATCCTCTCGTGCGACAAGGGCCGCTCGCGCTGGCAGAAGATCCTCATCGATACCACCAAGGGTCGGGAGAAGGTTCACATCTGGGGGCTCAACGGCACTCAGGAAATCCTCGTCGACTCCACCGCCGCCGCCGAACAGATCCGGCTCACCGACAAGGCCGGTCAGGTGGTGCGCATGAACGCCGCGCCCGGCCAGGAGAGCATCAGCGCCACAGACAAGTCCGGCAGCCTCGTGTTCATGGATGGGGTGGCCGGAAACATCATCATTCGCTCGACAAACACCGTCTTGATCAACACCTGA
- a CDS encoding DUF1353 domain-containing protein, with translation MSAETKTLFSGTALGLSGPLRVEILPNGMTARLTQPFRVRTGAGRIIEVPAGFETDFASVPRLFWRVVPPWGRYSPAAVVHDYLYHTGKVSRLAADRLFLELMAALGVPLWKRQVMYWAVRLGGWLAWDASRKREAEHA, from the coding sequence ATGAGCGCCGAAACCAAGACCCTGTTTTCGGGCACCGCGCTGGGACTGTCCGGGCCTCTTCGGGTGGAGATCCTGCCCAATGGAATGACCGCGAGGTTGACCCAGCCGTTCCGTGTCCGCACCGGCGCTGGCCGCATCATCGAAGTGCCCGCTGGGTTCGAGACCGACTTCGCCTCGGTGCCGCGCCTGTTCTGGCGCGTGGTGCCGCCCTGGGGACGATATTCCCCGGCGGCCGTCGTTCACGACTATCTCTACCACACCGGTAAGGTCTCGCGGCTTGCTGCCGACCGCCTCTTTCTCGAACTGATGGCGGCCCTGGGCGTGCCTCTGTGGAAAAGGCAGGTCATGTATTGGGCGGTTCGCCTGGGCGGTTGGCTGGCCTGGGACGCCAGTCGAAAACGGGAGGCGGAGCATGCTTGA
- a CDS encoding DUF882 domain-containing protein translates to MGDLSKNFNRSEFACKGKNCCGHSAAVHPDLVDALQALRDRIGKPLSITSGFRCNRHNKAVGGAEQSFHTLGMAADVSCPAGVSPEQLAVIAEEIPLFREGGIGVYASWVHLDVRQSGKARWRS, encoded by the coding sequence ATGGGTGATCTCAGTAAGAATTTCAACCGTTCGGAATTCGCCTGCAAGGGCAAGAACTGCTGCGGCCATTCGGCTGCGGTCCATCCCGACCTGGTCGACGCCCTGCAGGCGTTGCGCGACCGCATCGGCAAACCGCTGTCCATTACCAGCGGCTTCCGTTGCAACCGGCACAATAAGGCGGTGGGTGGCGCGGAGCAGAGTTTCCACACGCTGGGCATGGCGGCCGACGTGAGCTGTCCCGCAGGTGTTTCGCCCGAGCAACTGGCGGTCATCGCCGAGGAAATTCCGCTTTTCCGCGAGGGCGGCATCGGTGTCTATGCCTCCTGGGTCCATCTCGATGTGCGCCAGTCGGGCAAGGCGAGGTGGCGGTCATGA
- a CDS encoding phage late control D family protein encodes MDLDTFKPTFLIQIEGQDLSKDITQEITSFVFTDNEEELDVLELSVTDRNLQFVDDPLFQEGNEIVARFGYVGNLSPRKKAVIKDIDYDFPENGDPTIRIKAYDKGFKLAGKENQKVWQKPAPGILYSEIAEQVAAANGLTPVVTATKGTHLRVTQSNISDAQFLKELAEKARDRDGDGVSGYVFYIQDDELHFHPRELDQTPLLTLEYFTDTKGLLRSFRPSTQSQGAKGAGVETKTVGIDPRKKDVVEHKANNATTPERTALGKQTYLVDGNTGEGSFKEQETGQIVPSFDRSEGFHEEPRQEPAQDNAEGKFREAELRQVEADAATIGIPQLRAKKNVEIKGVGRKFSGIYYCHSVRHSISGAGYLCELKLKKNALGKGAGDKSAESQGKPNDKEAPPTPQNEPPAMVTIDADSGAVTQGGGNG; translated from the coding sequence ATGGATCTGGATACCTTCAAGCCGACATTTCTGATTCAGATCGAGGGGCAAGACCTCTCGAAGGACATCACCCAGGAGATCACCTCGTTCGTCTTCACCGATAACGAGGAGGAGCTGGATGTTCTCGAGCTGTCGGTGACCGACCGCAACCTGCAGTTCGTCGACGATCCCCTGTTCCAGGAAGGCAATGAGATCGTCGCTCGCTTCGGCTACGTGGGTAACCTCTCTCCGCGCAAGAAGGCGGTCATCAAGGACATCGATTACGACTTCCCGGAAAACGGCGATCCAACTATCCGCATCAAGGCATACGACAAGGGCTTCAAACTGGCGGGCAAGGAAAACCAGAAGGTCTGGCAGAAACCCGCTCCCGGCATCCTCTATTCGGAAATCGCCGAACAAGTCGCCGCAGCCAACGGCCTCACGCCAGTGGTCACGGCCACCAAGGGAACCCATCTCCGCGTCACCCAGAGCAACATCTCGGACGCCCAGTTCCTCAAGGAGCTGGCGGAAAAGGCCCGTGACCGCGATGGCGACGGCGTGAGCGGCTATGTCTTCTACATCCAGGACGACGAACTCCATTTCCATCCCCGCGAGCTCGACCAGACGCCGCTTCTGACCCTCGAATATTTCACCGACACCAAGGGCCTGCTGCGCTCGTTCCGCCCCAGCACCCAATCCCAGGGAGCCAAGGGCGCGGGTGTCGAGACCAAGACGGTCGGTATCGACCCGCGCAAGAAGGACGTGGTCGAGCACAAGGCCAACAACGCCACCACGCCCGAGCGGACGGCCCTGGGCAAGCAGACCTATTTGGTCGACGGCAACACCGGCGAAGGCAGCTTCAAGGAACAGGAGACGGGACAGATCGTGCCCAGCTTCGACCGTTCCGAAGGCTTTCACGAAGAGCCGCGCCAGGAGCCCGCCCAGGACAACGCCGAAGGCAAATTCCGCGAGGCCGAGCTGCGGCAGGTCGAGGCGGACGCGGCCACCATCGGCATTCCCCAGCTACGCGCCAAGAAGAACGTCGAGATCAAGGGCGTGGGACGGAAGTTTTCCGGGATCTACTACTGCCACTCGGTGCGCCACAGCATCAGCGGCGCTGGCTATCTCTGCGAACTCAAACTCAAGAAGAACGCCCTCGGCAAAGGCGCGGGCGACAAGTCCGCCGAGTCCCAGGGCAAACCCAACGATAAGGAGGCCCCGCCCACGCCGCAAAACGAGCCGCCAGCCATGGTGACCATCGACGCGGATTCCGGCGCGGTCACACAAGGAGGCGGCAATGGGTGA
- the ere(A) gene encoding EreA family erythromycin esterase, translated as MTWRTTRTLLQPQKLEFNEFEILNPVVEGARIVGIGEGAHFVAEFSLARASLIRYFVERHDFNAIGLECGAIQASRLSEWLNSTAGAHELERFSDTLTFSLYGSVLIWVKSYLRESGRKLQLVGIDLPNTLNPRDDLAQLAEIIQVIDHLMKPHVDALTQLLTSIDGQSAVISSAKWGELETAQQEKAISGVTRLKLRLASLAPVLKNHVNSDFFRKASDRIESIEYTLETLRVMKAFFDGTSLEGDTSVRDSYMAGVVDGMVRANPDVRIILLAHNNHLQKTPVSFSGELTAVPMGQHLAEREEGDYRAIAFTHLGLTVPEMHFPSPDSPLGFSVVTTPADAIREDSVEQYVIDACGKEDSCLTLTDDPMEAKRMRSQSASVETNLSEAFDAIVCVPSAGKDSLVAL; from the coding sequence ATGACATGGAGAACGACCAGAACACTTTTACAGCCTCAAAAGCTGGAGTTCAATGAGTTTGAGATTCTTAATCCCGTAGTTGAGGGCGCCCGAATTGTCGGCATTGGCGAGGGTGCTCACTTTGTCGCGGAGTTCTCACTGGCTAGAGCTAGTCTTATTCGCTATTTTGTCGAGAGGCATGATTTTAATGCGATTGGTTTGGAATGTGGGGCGATTCAGGCATCCCGGCTATCTGAATGGCTCAACTCAACAGCCGGTGCTCATGAACTTGAGCGATTTTCGGATACCCTGACCTTTTCTTTGTATGGCTCAGTGCTGATTTGGGTTAAATCATATCTACGCGAATCAGGAAGAAAACTGCAGTTAGTCGGAATCGATTTACCCAACACCTTGAATCCAAGGGACGACCTAGCGCAATTGGCCGAAATTATCCAGGTCATCGACCACCTCATGAAACCCCACGTTGATGCGCTGACTCAGTTGTTGACGTCCATTGATGGCCAGTCGGCGGTTATTTCATCGGCAAAATGGGGGGAGTTGGAAACGGCTCAGCAGGAGAAAGCTATCTCAGGGGTAACCAGATTGAAGCTCCGTTTGGCGTCGCTTGCCCCTGTCCTGAAAAATCACGTCAACAGCGATTTTTTCCGAAAAGCCTCTGATCGAATAGAGTCGATAGAGTATACGTTGGAAACCTTGCGTGTAATGAAAGCTTTCTTCGATGGTACCTCTCTTGAGGGAGATACTTCCGTACGTGACTCGTATATGGCGGGCGTGGTGGATGGAATGGTTCGAGCGAATCCGGATGTAAGGATAATTCTGCTGGCGCACAACAATCATTTACAAAAAACTCCAGTTTCCTTTTCAGGCGAGCTTACGGCTGTTCCCATGGGACAGCATCTCGCAGAGAGGGAGGAGGGGGATTACCGTGCGATTGCATTCACCCATCTTGGACTCACCGTGCCGGAAATGCATTTCCCATCGCCCGACAGTCCTCTTGGATTCTCTGTTGTGACCACGCCTGCCGATGCAATCCGTGAGGATAGTGTGGAACAGTATGTCATCGATGCCTGTGGTAAGGAGGATTCATGCCTGACATTGACAGATGACCCCATGGAAGCAAAGCGAATGCGGTCCCAAAGCGCCTCTGTAGAAACGAATTTGAGCGAGGCATTTGATGCCATCGTCTGCGTTCCCAGCGCCGGCAAGGACAGCCTGGTTGCCCTATAG